A region from the Cryptosporangium arvum DSM 44712 genome encodes:
- the polA gene encoding DNA polymerase I produces MSQTASRLLLLDGHSLAYRAFFALPVENFSTTTGQPTNAVYGFTSMLINVLRDEKPTHLGVAFDVSRTSFRTEAYAEYKAGRSETPSDFKGQVSLIQEILDALQIPFLSVEGYEADDILATLATEANAAGAEVLICSGDRDAFQLVNDKTTVLYPRKGVSDLARIDPAEVVARYGVPPALYRHLAALVGETSDNLPGVPKVGPKTAAKWLTQYGSLEGLVEHVDEVKGMAGENLRTHLADVLRNYQINALMTELELPLHLADLERRAWDREQVHQVFDTLQFRVLRDRLYATLESAEPEADSTIEVTGELLGADAVGPWLAAHAPVGVRTGVAFDGKWGRGSGELTAVGVAGADGAGAWFDPSQLTSADDQAVAAWLADETRPKAIHDLKGPLLALTARGWSIEGVTADTALIAYLVKPDNRTYDLADLALRYLRRELRAEGSGDGQLSLDGLDENAEKNHLMERAQATSELAEALVQELDQRGGTALLTGVELPLVRVLAGMERVGIAADTAHLADLESHFAAEVKAAAQAAYGVIGREFNLGSPKQLQVILFDELGLPKTKRIKTGYTTDADSLQWLYAQTEHPLLEHLLRHRDVAKLKTTVDGLLKTVADDGRIHTTYNQTIAATGRLSSTDPNLQNIPVRTQEGRTIRKAFVVGEGYETLLTADYSQIEMRIMSHLSADPTLIEAFTSGHDFHAATAASVFGVEPTAVSGEQRSKIKAMNYGLAYGLSAYGLSQQLGITTEEARALMTDYFEQFGGVRDYLSAVVARARGEGYTETMMGRRRYLPDLNSDNRQRREMAERMALNAPIQGSAADIIKVAMLAVDKRLREEGLRSRLLLQVHDELVFETAAGEREALEALVRDAMGAAYPLDLPLDVSVGSGRTWDDAAH; encoded by the coding sequence GTGAGCCAGACCGCCTCCCGACTGCTCCTGCTCGACGGCCACTCGTTGGCGTACCGGGCGTTCTTCGCGCTGCCGGTGGAGAATTTCTCCACCACCACCGGGCAGCCGACGAACGCCGTGTACGGCTTCACGTCGATGCTGATCAACGTGCTGCGTGACGAGAAACCCACGCACCTCGGCGTGGCGTTCGACGTCTCCAGGACGTCGTTCCGCACCGAGGCGTACGCGGAGTACAAAGCCGGCCGTTCGGAGACACCGTCGGACTTCAAGGGCCAGGTCAGCCTGATCCAGGAAATTCTGGACGCGCTGCAGATCCCGTTCCTCAGCGTCGAGGGCTACGAGGCCGACGACATCCTGGCGACGCTGGCCACCGAGGCGAACGCCGCCGGGGCCGAGGTGCTGATCTGCAGCGGCGACCGGGACGCGTTCCAGCTCGTCAACGACAAGACCACGGTGCTCTACCCGCGGAAGGGCGTCTCCGACCTGGCCCGGATCGATCCGGCCGAGGTCGTCGCCCGCTACGGCGTACCGCCGGCGCTCTACCGCCACCTGGCCGCGCTGGTCGGCGAGACCAGCGACAACCTGCCCGGTGTGCCGAAGGTCGGCCCGAAGACGGCGGCGAAGTGGCTCACCCAGTACGGCTCGCTCGAAGGCCTGGTCGAGCACGTCGACGAGGTGAAGGGCATGGCCGGTGAGAACCTGCGCACGCACCTGGCCGACGTCCTGCGCAACTACCAGATCAACGCGCTGATGACCGAGCTCGAGCTGCCGCTGCACCTGGCCGACCTGGAGCGTCGCGCGTGGGACCGGGAGCAGGTCCACCAGGTCTTCGACACGCTGCAGTTCCGCGTCCTGCGCGACCGCCTCTACGCGACGCTCGAGTCCGCCGAGCCGGAGGCCGATTCGACGATCGAGGTCACCGGCGAACTGCTGGGGGCCGACGCGGTCGGGCCGTGGCTCGCCGCGCACGCGCCGGTCGGCGTCCGCACCGGGGTGGCGTTCGACGGGAAGTGGGGCCGCGGCAGCGGTGAGCTGACCGCGGTCGGGGTGGCCGGTGCCGACGGAGCCGGGGCCTGGTTCGACCCGTCGCAGCTCACCTCGGCCGACGACCAGGCGGTCGCGGCCTGGCTCGCCGACGAGACCCGGCCCAAGGCGATCCACGACCTGAAGGGTCCGCTGCTGGCGCTGACCGCCCGCGGCTGGAGCATCGAGGGTGTCACCGCCGACACCGCGCTGATCGCCTACCTGGTCAAGCCCGACAACCGCACGTACGACCTGGCCGACCTCGCCCTCCGGTATCTCCGGCGCGAGCTGCGTGCCGAGGGTTCCGGCGACGGTCAGCTCTCACTCGACGGGCTGGACGAGAACGCCGAGAAGAACCACCTGATGGAGCGGGCGCAGGCCACCAGCGAGCTCGCCGAGGCGCTGGTGCAGGAGCTCGACCAGCGCGGCGGCACGGCGCTGCTCACCGGCGTCGAGCTGCCGCTGGTGCGCGTGCTGGCCGGCATGGAACGCGTCGGTATCGCCGCCGACACCGCGCACCTGGCCGATCTCGAGTCGCACTTCGCCGCCGAGGTGAAGGCCGCCGCGCAGGCCGCCTACGGGGTGATCGGGCGCGAGTTCAACCTGGGGTCGCCGAAGCAGCTGCAGGTCATCCTGTTCGACGAGTTGGGCCTGCCGAAGACCAAGCGGATCAAGACCGGCTACACCACCGACGCCGACTCGCTGCAGTGGCTCTACGCGCAGACCGAACACCCGCTGCTCGAGCACCTGCTGCGTCACCGGGACGTCGCGAAGCTCAAGACCACTGTCGACGGTCTGCTGAAGACCGTCGCCGACGACGGCCGCATCCACACCACGTACAACCAGACGATCGCGGCCACCGGGCGGCTCTCGTCCACCGACCCGAACCTGCAGAACATCCCGGTACGCACCCAGGAGGGGCGCACGATCCGGAAGGCGTTCGTCGTGGGGGAGGGGTACGAGACCCTGCTCACGGCCGACTACAGCCAGATCGAGATGCGCATCATGTCGCACCTCTCGGCCGACCCGACGCTGATCGAGGCGTTCACGTCCGGGCACGACTTCCACGCGGCCACCGCGGCCAGCGTGTTCGGCGTCGAGCCCACCGCGGTCAGCGGCGAGCAGCGCAGCAAGATCAAAGCGATGAACTACGGCCTGGCGTACGGGCTCTCGGCGTACGGGCTCTCCCAGCAGCTCGGCATCACCACCGAGGAGGCGCGGGCGCTGATGACCGACTACTTCGAACAGTTCGGCGGCGTGCGTGACTACCTGTCCGCGGTGGTGGCGCGGGCCCGCGGCGAGGGGTACACCGAGACGATGATGGGGCGGCGGCGGTACCTGCCCGACCTCAACAGCGACAACCGGCAGCGGCGCGAGATGGCCGAGCGGATGGCGCTCAACGCCCCGATCCAGGGCTCGGCCGCCGACATCATCAAGGTCGCGATGCTCGCGGTCGACAAGCGCCTGCGCGAGGAAGGGCTGCGGTCGCGGCTGCTGCTCCAGGTGCACGACGAGCTCGTGTTCGAGACCGCCGCCGGCGAGCGCGAGGCGCTCGAGGCCCTGGTCCGCGACGCGATGGGCGCGGCCTACCCGTTGGACCTGCCGCTCGACGTGAGCGTCGGCTCCGGCCG
- a CDS encoding PaaI family thioesterase produces the protein MFTSDDLGPFAKFLGLELETVTADEISASWTVRADLLQPYGILHGGVHCAIVESLASTGAAVWLSDRGQVVGATNTTDFYRPTTEGAQLRSVATPVHRGRSQQVWLVETHDADGKLVARGQVRLANLGVDTLHNAR, from the coding sequence ATGTTCACCAGCGATGATCTCGGCCCGTTCGCCAAATTCCTCGGGCTGGAACTCGAGACCGTCACGGCGGACGAGATCTCCGCCTCCTGGACGGTGCGGGCCGACCTGCTGCAGCCCTACGGGATCCTGCACGGCGGTGTGCACTGCGCGATCGTCGAGAGCCTGGCCAGCACCGGGGCCGCCGTCTGGCTCTCCGACCGCGGCCAGGTCGTCGGGGCCACGAACACCACGGACTTCTACCGGCCCACCACCGAGGGCGCCCAGCTGCGATCGGTGGCCACGCCGGTCCACCGCGGCCGCTCGCAGCAGGTCTGGCTGGTCGAGACCCACGACGCGGACGGCAAACTCGTCGCCCGCGGCCAGGTGCGCCTGGCGAACCTAGGCGTCGACACGCTCCACAATGCCCGGTAG